A window of Sutcliffiella cohnii contains these coding sequences:
- a CDS encoding anti-sigma factor, which yields MSNWTEEKEKKILTKYRFTLTFRILRITIAVLIAYFLVVSGMKWIIIQTTNPLKYAHDADTMLLITEPNIHIEYRFWVYPEIDSFFTQTIKYPIYKKVGNGEIEIGEVEIKKKLFQRKPTMTVNKKPQYSNTFEFYLPEDPTGGTPLDAPEKPGQWEKLEKVHEGTVAEMAFSMDRYYSMEELLTLLEGYDIHVLWMPLNVGERAFPYMSSSGGEEGYINYVPGQGLGIGRVSTVDEEYRHSMSISRPFVDGAEQMRDIYLVNLQGLIEESTFQEHIFTKEYLEKYYKGIEENDFQVYGAVVTGPVKELLKLKEVEGLRAAQVGDVTFWNWDE from the coding sequence ATGAGTAACTGGACAGAAGAGAAGGAGAAGAAAATATTAACGAAGTATCGATTCACGCTTACTTTTCGGATTCTCCGAATAACAATCGCCGTATTAATCGCATATTTTCTTGTAGTATCGGGAATGAAATGGATCATTATCCAAACAACGAATCCGTTAAAGTACGCTCATGATGCCGACACTATGTTACTAATAACAGAGCCAAATATTCATATTGAATATCGTTTTTGGGTATACCCAGAAATAGACTCTTTTTTTACTCAAACAATAAAGTATCCTATCTATAAGAAAGTTGGAAACGGTGAAATAGAAATTGGGGAAGTAGAAATAAAGAAGAAGCTATTCCAACGTAAGCCAACAATGACTGTAAATAAAAAACCACAATACAGCAATACATTTGAATTTTATTTGCCAGAAGATCCAACGGGGGGAACACCTTTAGATGCTCCAGAAAAACCTGGGCAATGGGAAAAGTTAGAGAAAGTCCATGAAGGTACTGTTGCAGAAATGGCATTTTCGATGGACCGTTATTATAGTATGGAAGAGTTACTAACTTTATTGGAAGGTTATGATATTCATGTTCTTTGGATGCCGTTAAATGTTGGAGAAAGGGCATTTCCTTATATGTCTTCCAGTGGTGGGGAAGAAGGTTATATTAACTACGTACCTGGTCAAGGTCTTGGGATTGGTAGAGTAAGTACGGTAGATGAAGAATATCGCCATTCGATGTCCATCTCTAGACCTTTTGTAGATGGAGCAGAACAAATGAGAGATATTTATTTAGTGAACTTACAAGGGTTGATTGAAGAAAGTACATTCCAAGAACATATATTTACGAAGGAGTATCTTGAAAAGTACTATAAAGGTATAGAGGAAAATGACTTCCAAGTATACGGTGCTGTCGTTACTGGACCGGTAAAGGAACTTTTGAAGCTAAAGGAAGTCGAAGGACTACGAGCGGCCCAAGTAGGGGATGTCACCTTTTGGAATTGGGACGAATAA
- the glyA gene encoding serine hydroxymethyltransferase, protein MTLAKQDEQVFKAIQAELGRQRTKIELIASENFVSEAVMEAQGSVLTNKYAEGYPGRRYYGGCEHVDVAENIARDRAKEIFGAEHANVQPHSGAQANMAVYFTILEPGDTVLGMNLSHGGHLTHGSPVNFSGIQYNFVEYGVDEITHTINYEDVLEKAKLHKPKLIVAGASAYPRVIDFAKFREIADEVGAYLMVDMAHIAGLVAAGLHPNPVPYADFVTTTTHKTLRGPRGGMILCKEEWAKKIDKSIFPGIQGGPLMHVIAAKAVAFGEALQDDFKVYAQNIIENAKRLASSLEKEGLSLVSGGTDNHLLLVDVRSLGITGKVAEKVLDEVGITVNKNTIPFETESPFVTSGIRIGTAAVTSRGFGLEDMDVIAALIAETLKNHEDEAKLKEVAEKVEQLTAKFTLYPELG, encoded by the coding sequence ATGACATTAGCAAAACAAGATGAACAAGTGTTTAAAGCGATACAAGCAGAACTAGGTAGACAGCGTACGAAAATAGAATTAATTGCATCTGAAAACTTTGTAAGTGAAGCAGTAATGGAGGCACAAGGTTCTGTACTGACAAACAAATATGCAGAGGGATACCCAGGTCGTCGTTATTACGGTGGCTGTGAGCATGTTGACGTAGCAGAAAACATTGCGAGAGATCGTGCGAAAGAAATTTTTGGAGCAGAACATGCAAACGTGCAACCACATTCTGGTGCGCAAGCGAACATGGCAGTTTACTTTACGATTTTAGAGCCGGGAGACACTGTTTTAGGGATGAACCTTTCTCATGGCGGACATTTAACACACGGAAGTCCAGTTAACTTCAGTGGAATTCAATATAATTTCGTTGAATACGGTGTGGACGAAATAACTCATACCATTAATTATGAAGATGTATTAGAAAAGGCGAAATTACATAAACCAAAACTTATCGTTGCGGGTGCAAGTGCATATCCACGTGTTATCGACTTCGCTAAATTCCGTGAAATTGCGGATGAAGTAGGTGCATACCTCATGGTTGATATGGCACACATCGCAGGTTTAGTTGCAGCGGGCTTACACCCTAACCCAGTTCCTTATGCAGATTTCGTTACGACGACTACGCATAAAACGTTACGTGGACCACGTGGTGGAATGATTCTTTGTAAAGAAGAATGGGCGAAGAAGATTGATAAGTCCATTTTCCCTGGAATTCAAGGTGGCCCATTAATGCACGTAATCGCTGCAAAAGCAGTAGCATTCGGTGAAGCATTACAAGACGATTTCAAAGTATATGCACAAAACATTATTGAGAACGCTAAACGTTTAGCTTCTTCTCTAGAAAAAGAAGGGTTAAGTCTTGTTTCTGGTGGAACAGACAACCATTTATTACTTGTAGATGTACGCTCTTTAGGCATTACAGGTAAAGTTGCGGAAAAGGTATTAGACGAAGTAGGTATTACAGTTAACAAAAATACAATTCCATTTGAAACGGAAAGTCCATTCGTAACAAGTGGTATTCGTATTGGAACAGCAGCGGTTACAAGTCGTGGATTCGGTTTAGAAGATATGGACGTGATCGCAGCTCTAATCGCCGAAACGTTAAAAAATCATGAAGATGAAGCGAAGTTAAAAGAAGTAGCAGAAAAAGTAGAACAATTAACTGCTAAATTCACACTATATCCTGAACTAGGATAA
- the upp gene encoding uracil phosphoribosyltransferase: MAKVYVFDHPLIQHKLTYIRDVSTGTKEFRELVDEVSTLMAFEITRDLPLQEVDVNTPVATAKSKVLAGKKLGIIPILRAGLGMVDGILKLIPAAKVGHVGLYRDPKTLQPVEYYVKLPSDIEERELIVVDPMLATGGSAVEAIHSLKKRGAKHIKFMCLIAAPEGVEVVKEAHPDVDIYIAALDEKLNEKGYIVPGLGDAGDRLYGTK; encoded by the coding sequence ATGGCAAAAGTATACGTTTTTGATCATCCGCTAATTCAACATAAACTAACATACATACGAGACGTAAGTACAGGAACGAAGGAATTTCGTGAGCTTGTAGATGAAGTTTCTACATTAATGGCTTTTGAAATTACTCGTGATCTACCACTTCAAGAAGTGGATGTAAATACTCCTGTAGCAACAGCAAAATCAAAAGTATTAGCAGGAAAAAAATTAGGTATTATCCCGATCCTTCGTGCTGGCCTTGGCATGGTAGACGGTATATTAAAGCTAATCCCAGCAGCAAAAGTAGGGCACGTTGGATTATACCGCGACCCTAAAACGTTGCAACCGGTTGAATATTACGTGAAGCTTCCTTCAGATATAGAAGAAAGAGAACTAATAGTAGTGGACCCAATGCTAGCAACAGGTGGATCTGCTGTAGAAGCAATCCATTCCTTGAAAAAACGCGGAGCAAAACATATTAAATTTATGTGCTTAATCGCTGCACCAGAAGGCGTAGAAGTAGTAAAAGAAGCACACCCAGACGTGGACATTTACATCGCAGCACTAGACGAAAAGCTAAACGAAAAAGGCTACATCGTTCCTGGTCTAGGCGACGCTGGCGATAGATTGTACGGTACAAAATAA
- a CDS encoding RNA polymerase sigma factor, translated as MEKQRRETLDTLYRAYAEQLYYYLQKLSGSPSVAEDLVQETFVRATISLHEWKDNSSARAWLYKVARNAYLDTWRKKQKWQWVPFLQRDEMVSPYGIPEIEYEKKQNHQLVEELFSLLPEQYRSVLYLREIENYSYEEIAEVLEMNEGQVKITIHRARKRLQDLGEREEKKYE; from the coding sequence GTGGAGAAGCAACGAAGGGAGACGTTGGATACATTATACCGAGCCTACGCGGAACAACTTTATTACTATTTGCAGAAACTGTCAGGCTCACCTTCAGTTGCGGAAGACTTAGTCCAAGAAACGTTTGTGAGAGCGACAATCTCTTTGCATGAATGGAAGGACAATTCCTCAGCGAGAGCATGGTTATATAAAGTTGCACGAAATGCGTATTTAGACACTTGGCGCAAAAAACAGAAATGGCAGTGGGTTCCGTTTTTACAACGTGATGAAATGGTCAGTCCGTATGGAATTCCAGAGATAGAATATGAAAAGAAGCAAAACCACCAATTAGTAGAAGAACTATTTAGTCTCCTCCCCGAGCAATATCGTTCTGTTCTCTATTTAAGAGAAATAGAGAATTATAGTTATGAGGAAATAGCCGAAGTGTTAGAAATGAACGAAGGCCAAGTGAAAATTACGATTCATCGTGCCAGAAAACGACTTCAAGATCTCGGAGAAAGAGAGGAGAAAAAATATGAGTAA